In a genomic window of Anoxybacter fermentans:
- the mgtE gene encoding magnesium transporter: MANKQLNNLLDNLKTKNFDKIKTWLDTVHPVDLAEILTELKDEEILAIYELMDYEQLAEMIEEADEKAQIRLLKLLDLDEIIQVFSYMSADNITDIMGNLPFNETKQLLKMMKEENAGTIRHLLGYYSDTAGGLMTTEFIALKENLTTTEALLKIKQIGPKTEIIETIFVVDESKRLVGTVDLRDILVAPDDQPLKEITDYNVISVLPGTDQEKVAMIVSKYDLTVIPVVNRRGVLIGIITVDDIIDVIEAENTEDMFKMVGINDEEQVISPVRISIRKRLPWLYVNLITAFTASFTIGLFEDVIAQVVILATFLPIVAGLGGNSGQQSLAVMIRGLALGEIDFKNSKETLFKEILIGLINGTAIGIVTGLIAYFWRGNFFIGLVIFLAMVINMVIGALMGSLIPLGLKAVGIDPALASSIFLTATTDTFGFLIFLLLSSLFLKFMI; the protein is encoded by the coding sequence ATGGCTAATAAACAGCTAAATAACTTGCTAGACAATCTTAAAACCAAAAATTTTGACAAAATTAAAACCTGGTTAGATACTGTTCATCCAGTGGACTTAGCCGAAATATTAACCGAATTGAAAGATGAAGAAATTCTTGCCATCTATGAACTAATGGATTATGAACAACTTGCTGAAATGATCGAAGAAGCTGATGAAAAAGCCCAAATCCGACTTCTGAAATTGTTAGATTTAGATGAAATTATTCAAGTTTTTTCATATATGTCCGCTGATAATATTACAGATATTATGGGTAATTTACCTTTTAATGAAACTAAACAACTTCTTAAAATGATGAAAGAAGAAAATGCTGGAACCATCCGCCATTTATTAGGATATTATTCCGATACTGCCGGTGGTCTAATGACCACAGAATTTATCGCACTAAAAGAAAATCTTACTACTACTGAGGCATTATTAAAAATTAAACAGATCGGCCCCAAAACTGAGATTATTGAAACCATCTTTGTTGTAGATGAATCCAAACGTCTGGTAGGAACTGTGGACTTACGCGATATTTTGGTAGCTCCTGATGATCAACCTTTAAAAGAGATTACCGATTATAATGTCATCTCTGTCCTTCCTGGAACTGACCAGGAAAAAGTAGCAATGATTGTCTCTAAGTATGATCTGACGGTTATCCCTGTTGTCAATCGGAGAGGAGTTTTAATCGGAATTATTACCGTTGACGATATCATTGATGTTATTGAAGCTGAAAATACTGAGGATATGTTCAAGATGGTAGGTATCAATGATGAAGAACAGGTGATCAGTCCGGTGAGAATTTCTATTCGTAAACGTCTACCCTGGTTATATGTCAATTTAATTACTGCTTTTACTGCTTCTTTTACTATCGGACTTTTTGAAGATGTAATAGCTCAAGTGGTTATTCTGGCTACTTTTCTTCCTATTGTTGCTGGTCTTGGAGGTAACTCAGGACAACAGTCTCTGGCAGTTATGATCCGTGGACTGGCTCTAGGAGAAATTGATTTCAAAAACAGTAAAGAAACTCTTTTTAAAGAAATTCTCATCGGTCTGATCAATGGTACTGCTATCGGAATTGTTACTGGCTTAATCGCCTATTTCTGGCGGGGAAATTTCTTTATCGGTCTGGTAATCTTTCTGGCTATGGTAATCAATATGGTTATTGGAGCTTTAATGGGTTCTCTTATTCCTCTAGGATTAAAAGCTGTAGGAATCGACCCGGCTCTTGCTTCATCCATCTTTTTAACTGCTACCACTGATACCTTCGGTTTCCTTATCTTTCTATTATTGTCTAGTTTATTCCTGAAATTTATGATTTAA